In Labrus mixtus chromosome 3, fLabMix1.1, whole genome shotgun sequence, a single window of DNA contains:
- the hyi gene encoding putative hydroxypyruvate isomerase — protein sequence MSSLKFCANISWLFTELPDFSQRIYAAASAGFQAVEAAWLYECDLKELQNARGATGVEVILINTPPGDVKSGDLGLGAVPGREKEFREGLDLALKYAKALECKRIHLMAGRIPSGSNRALVAKDMEAVFVQNLTYAADVLSKEGICGMIEPINTRVTDPRYFLDSPHQAAAILEKVGKPNIKLQMDIFHWQIMDGNLTQNIEKYFPIIGHVQIAQVPGRNEPDTAGELNYSYLFNTLKQHGYQGYIGCEYKPSGSTKEGLGWIKDYCSK from the exons ATGTCTTCGCTTAAGTTCTGTGCGAATATTTCCTGGCTGTTCACGGAGCTTCCAGACTTTAGTCAGCGGATCTATGCGGCCGCCTCGGCTGGCTTTCAAGCCGTGGAGGCAGCCTGGCTCTACGAGTGTGAcctgaaggagctgcagaatGCCAGAGGTGCTACAGGTGTTGAGGTGATTCTTATCAACACCCCGCCGG GAGATGTTAAGTCTGGtgatcttggtcttggagcaGTACCAGGACGAGAGAAAGAATTCAGAGAGGGTCTGGACCTGGCTTTAAAGTATGCCAAAGCTTTGGAATGCAAAAG GATCCACTTGATGGCTGGGAGGATTCCTTCAGGCTCCAACAGAGCACTGGTTGCCAAGGACATGGAAGCTGTTTTTGTACAGAACCTGACCTACGCTGCTGATGTCCTCTCAAAG gaAGGAATCTGTGGTATGATTGAACCAATCAACACAAGAGTGACTGATCCCAGGTATTTTCTGGACTCTCCTCATCAGG ctgctgcaaTACTGGAGAAGGTTGGGAAGCCAAATATCAAGCTGCAGATG GACATCTTTCACTGGCAAATAATGGATGGAAACCTCacacaaaacattgaaaagtatTTCCCAATAATCG GTCATGTGCAGATTGCTCAGGTTCCAGGCAGGAACGAGCCTGACACTGCTGGAGAGCTGAACTACAGTTACCTGttcaacacattaaaacaacacGGCTACCAGGGATATATTGGCTGTGAATACAAACCATCAG GCTCAACAAAGGAGGGTCTGGGCTGGATCAAAGATTACTGCTCAAAGTGA